TCCAGCATCTGTGCAAAGGCCTGCAGCGCGTAGGAGGCATGGCCATGGTTCGCGAAAGCTTGAATCATTGATGTCCATGTGATGGCatccttctcctccaatctCTTGAAAGCAAGCCACGCAGAGGGCAGGTCGCCGATTCTTGAATACATGGTGAGCAGAGCATTTCCCAAGGAGGTTTCTGACAGGAGACCTAGTGTGGTAGCCAAGCCATGGATTTGCACCACTTCGACCATGCTCTCAGATATAACTAAGACACTGATCAATGTAGTGCTGTTAGGAGATGCTGCTGACCGGAGCATGTCAAGAAATAAGCCTGAAGCTTCGTCCTTAAGCTCCTTCTTGGCGTACCCATCGATTACTGTATTCCAGCTCACCAGGTCCTTTGCAGGCATCGAATCGAACAGTCTGCGAGCCTCGTTCATCTCGCCATTATTGGCATAAGCAGTAATCATTGCATTCCACGCTGTGATATCCTTGCATGGCATTACGTCAAAGAACTCTCTCGCCATCGAAACACGGCCGTTCTGTGCCAAGCCGGTGACCATCGCGGTCCAAGAAACCACGTTCCTATGCGGCATCCTCTCAAACAACCGAACCGCTTCATCCACTCTCCCGGCACGGAAGGAACCAGAGATCACGGCGTTCCAGGAATACGAGTTCCTCTGGGGCATCCTGTCGAACAGCCCCATGGCGTCCTGGAAGTAACCGCCGTCCGCGTAGGCCTTGACCATCACCGTCCAGGAAACCACGTTCCTCTCAGGCATCCTGTCAAACAtctccctcgcctccctcGGCATCCCGGCACGCGCGTACCCGTGCATCATCGCCGTCCACGAGACGACGCTCCGCTCCGGCATCGCGTCGAAAAGCTCGCGCGCCTCGCTGACGCGCCCGGCGCGGCAGTACGCGTCGACCATGCAGGTCCACGCCACCACGCCCCTCGTGAGCATCCCGTCGAACAGCCTGCGCGCGCGGTGGACGCGGCCGGCCTTGGCGTACCCGGCCAGCATGACGGCGTCCAGAGCCgggccgcgcgccgcctccggcgccgcgcGGTAGAGCGCCTCGGCGCGCGGGAGGTCTCGCCCTAGGTGGGCGGCGACCATGGCGgcgtaggaggaggaggaggaggcgtcgCGGTGGCACGGCGTTGGCGTTCCGTCGATCGCCTCCCCGGCGGTGTCGCTGTGGTGGGCCGGAAGCCGCGTGGAATCGTCAGGGTGGTTTTCCGAGGTTCCATGGAGGCGGAGGGAAGTGGCCGCCTGGGAGACGaggagccgccggcgccggcgaagaTTTCGAAACACGCGGGAAGCAGAAGACATGTGCTCCTCTGCGAAACTCCATCCTTCCAGGGTTGGAAATGTAAAAGCGATTTCTGTATCGATCCGAACCGTCCGATCCATTTTGCATCCACGTTGTAGCAAATACAACTCTCAATTTGCTTTAAATTATGAAATTATTCCCTAAAACTATGAAAACCGTTTAGATTTGGATATTAATAAGAGTTCTCAAAGAGGACGGTCGCCGTTTTCGGAATCGGACCTCTGCCTTTTCTCCAAGTATCTCAACAACACACAAACCCCAAATCTCTTATTTGGATTCTTACTCTACTCGTCTTAGAGCATTTCCAGCCGGCCTCTCTAAAGTCCCTCCAAACGCAAAATGGGGGACCGGTGTCGAAAAACCCACCCAGCCCACCCCTAAATCCAAAAATTAGCTGGTGCGGCTCAAAAATTTCAAAGGGGAGCTAGCAGGGGCACCGAATGGAACTAAAAAGCAGCGCGGGCCACCACCGTTGGACAAACTAAATTTGAGGGGCTGACGTTTGGGGTTGCAGCTGGGTGCTGGCTCCGCACCAAACAAATTGCTTGCGCTCGCACCTCCCCATATGGGCATGCGCCGGAGGGGACGAGTGGAGATGCGTGTATGAAATTATGAGTTCATCGTATTAATCCGTCGTCTAATTGCATTGTCCCCTTTTTTATCATGTCCTCTGTTAACTTGGATTATGAATTATGGGACTGAGATCTGGATGTTGGGCTTCAAATGTAAGGCAAATGTAAAGACTAGAAGCTTTGTAGTATCTCTTCTCTGACTTCAAAATAGCAAATGTGAAATACGAATGAAACCAAAATTTATTCCTTTATTATTCTTGAAAGCAAAACTCTGGAAATATGGAATGACCAACATAATCGAAACCCAAAATAATCCGGGAACCGGACAGCAATGCTACTACCACACACTCAATAGGTACAGACCGATCTGATGATAAGAATTCATTTGAAAACATTTTCTTTCTGGAAGACAGAAATTTAATTAACTAAGCAAGGAGGAGATCGAGCATGAACTTGGAATAATTGATTAAGCAAACTCAGAAGGCATGCGAGAGGTCGACGAAGGATGGATCATGGAACCTAGGTACGGCAATGGCGGTGGTCTAGACGAATGCGTGCTTCTCGAGCAGCTTGAGCACCTCCTCCTGGCTGTTGAGCCTCGCCACGTCGATCGCCGTCTTCCCGTCCAGGTTCTGCAACGTCCTGCAATTTCATTCCGCCATGGTTGACCCATCAGCAAACCCACTcaagctcagctcagctctcAACTATCGACAATGGACATCAATGGCCGCTTACACGGAGGCGCCGTGGTCGAGGAGGAGCGCGACGCAGTCCCTGCGGCCGTACCCGGCGGCGTAGTGCAGGGCGGTGTTCTTGTTCCTGTCCacggcgtccgccgccgcgccggcgtccagcagcgcctGCGCGCACGCCAGCTCGCCGTAGCCGCACGCGAAGTGGAGCCCGCGCCGACCCtccgcgtcctcctcgtcggcgccaTTGCCACCCTCCTGCAGCGCCGCCTTCAGCGCCTCCACGTCGCCCACGCTCGCCGCCTGGTGGATCGCCGACTCCGGCTCGtactcctcttcttcttcctcggctccggcggcggcggcggcggcggattctccttcttccccggctccggcggccgcggaagACGGGCCGACTCCCATCGCGCGGCCGAACTTCTGCAGAGCCTCCGGGTCGTT
This is a stretch of genomic DNA from Brachypodium distachyon strain Bd21 chromosome 1, Brachypodium_distachyon_v3.0, whole genome shotgun sequence. It encodes these proteins:
- the LOC112268584 gene encoding pentatricopeptide repeat-containing protein At2g35030, mitochondrial-like → MDRTVRIDTEIAFTFPTLEGWSFAEEHMSSASRVFRNLRRRRRLLVSQAATSLRLHGTSENHPDDSTRLPAHHSDTAGEAIDGTPTPCHRDASSSSSYAAMVAAHLGRDLPRAEALYRAAPEAARGPALDAVMLAGYAKAGRVHRARRLFDGMLTRGVVAWTCMVDAYCRAGRVSEARELFDAMPERSVVSWTAMMHGYARAGMPREAREMFDRMPERNVVSWTVMVKAYADGGYFQDAMGLFDRMPQRNSYSWNAVISGSFRAGRVDEAVRLFERMPHRNVVSWTAMVTGLAQNGRVSMAREFFDVMPCKDITAWNAMITAYANNGEMNEARRLFDSMPAKDLVSWNTVIDGYAKKELKDEASGLFLDMLRSAASPNSTTLISVLVISESMVEVVQIHGLATTLGLLSETSLGNALLTMYSRIGDLPSAWLAFKRLEEKDAITWTSMIQAFANHGHASYALQAFAQMLEHGKNPSSTTFTAVLSACSHAGLVEEGKSVFRSIRHVYGLERTIEHYTCLIDILGRAGNMREAMDVVNAMPPDICDDAILRTLLGACMMHKEVDAAREVGEVLAKSDPSGSGGYYMVLANVLASGGLWDEMADVWKAMKGSNVRKTPGVSQITVDARNHAFFSRDQIHPQCAEIYEMLDHTLVPEMKKIVETVCQTCN